The Mytilus edulis chromosome 12, xbMytEdul2.2, whole genome shotgun sequence genome contains a region encoding:
- the LOC139499385 gene encoding sushi, von Willebrand factor type A, EGF and pentraxin domain-containing protein 1-like, which produces MALTVKVKKLIAKYRKDEDDDNSYVNTEFTIKDASCHENDQSYYDQLDPGTNHQKAKPNEYSQWEDRQISTDEIYENNEQSGSGILQQKEVIHLESKLPIPKSSKGLNIRHYKIGIGILAVICFILVVTLIAVAVGLSARSKCEGLGCLNNGICTLVDGYMKCECLEGFNGPRCEVTPCSSNPCHHTGECTFGLNSSDYICSCPSGFTGSNCQVTPCSSNPCQHNGVCAYNVNSTEHNCTCKRGFSGSNCQVTPCSSTPCMNNGLCKVEGHGYICKCLDSFTGPQCTDYKCDVENIDEASCVLEQDVLNDDFDWTRRTGGTPTPGTGPSFAAEGSYYFYMEADNGQYGWSARLISRNLKKGFSKCLSFNYYMYGSTIGYLRVMQDRLAIWKNSTSINSWQFQSFNISSAASRIVFQAYRGSGVSSDIAIDNITITAGAC; this is translated from the exons ATGGCATTAACTGTGAAGGTTAAAAAATTAATAGCGAAATACAGGAAAGATGAAGATGACGACAACTCTTATGTAAACACAGAATTTACAATAAAAGACGCTTCATGTCATGAAAACGATCAATCATATTATGATCAACTTGATCCTGGTACAAATCATCAGAAGGCGAAGCCAAACGAATATTCTCAATGGGAAGACAGGCAGATTTCTACCgatgaaatatatgaaaataatgaaCAGTCAGGCAGCGGTATTTTACAGCAAAAGGAGGTTATTCATCTGGAATCAAAACTGCCTATTCCAAAGTCGTCGAAGGGACTGAATATCAGACACTACAAAATTGGAATTGGTATTTTAGCtgtgatttgttttatacttgttGTGACATTGATAGCTGTTGCGGTTGGCCTGTCTGCAA GATCCAAATGTGAGGGACTCGGATGCCTGAATAATGGAATTTGCACTTTGGTCGATGGCTACATGAAATGTGAATGCCTTGAGGGTTTTAATGGTCCAAGATGTGAAG TAACACCATGCTCAAGCAATCCCTGTCATCATACTGGAGAGTGTACTTTCGGGCTGAATTCCTCAGACTATATATGTTCTTGTCCGTCTGGTTTTACAGGTTCAAATTGTCAAG TAACACCTTGCTCAAGTAACCCTTGCCAACACAATGGAGTGTGTGCATATAATGTTAATAGCACAGAGCACAACTGTACATGCAAAAGAGGTTTTTCTGGCTCTAACTGTCAAG TTACACCATGCAGTAGCACACCTTGTATGAACAATGGATTATGCAAGGTAGAAGGTCATGGCTATATTTGTAAATGTTTGGATAGTTTCACTGGCCCACAGTGTACAG ATTACAAATGTGATGTTGAAAACATTGACGAAGCCAGCTGTGTATTAGAACAAGATGTTTTGAATGATGACTTCGATTGGACTCGTAGAACG gGCGGCACACCAACTCCAGGGACTGGACCGTCGTTCGCAGCAGAGGGAAGTTATTATTTCTATATGGAGGCAGACAATGGTCAATATGGTTGGAGTGCAAGATTAATatcaagaaatttgaaaaaag gtTTTTCTAAATGTTTGTCCTTTAACTACTACATGTATGGGAGTACAATTGGATATTTGCGAGTAATGCAGGACAGGTTAGCGATATGGAAAAATTCAACCAGTATTAATTCTTGGCAATTTCAGAGCTTTAATATTTCGTCTGCAGCTTCACGG ATAGTTTTTCAAGCTTATAGAGGAAGTGGTGTTTCAAGTGATATTGCAATTGACAATATTACAATTACTGCAGGTGCATGCTAA